CCTCGGACCGCTCGCGGTCGGCCGGACGTCCCCGGCTGTCGGTGCCCGCCCTGCCTGCGCCCCAGCCACCGCGGCCCTCGTCCGAGCGCGCGCGGTCGCGGCCGCCGGCGTACCCACCGCGGCGATCGTCCGGCCGGCCGCGCGAGTCACCGCGACCGTCTCCCCCGCGGTAGCCACCGCGGTCCTCGCGTGAGCCGCCGCTGCGGGTGTCGTTCCCGGAGCGGCCGCGGTACGGCGCACCGCCCCGGTTGTCACCGCCCCGGTCGTCGCCACCGCGGGTGTCGCCACCGCGGGTGTCGCCACCGCGGCGCGGACGCGCGCCGCGGTCGTCGTCGCCGCGGCGCGGGTAGCCGCCACCCTGGGGCCGGTCGTCACGCCGACGGTCACCGCCACCACCCGACCCGCTCCCGGAGCCGCGAGGTCCGCCGCCGCGGCCACCGTCCTTCACCGTGGGCCGGGAGTCGCCGGAACGGGCCGGTCGATCACGATCGCTCCTCGGCCGGCCGTCGGACCACCCGCTCCCCACACCGGCACCGCGACGGGAATCGCCGCGAGCATCCCGGCCGGCGCCGGCTCCGCCCCGCGACGGATTTCCGCGTCGTTCTGCGCCCGATCGATCATGTCCTGCCGGGGAGCCGCCGCGATCATCCCGTCGCGGGCGGTCATCGCCGGAACCATCCGCGATACTCACCTGCAGAGGATACAAAAAAGTGGGCCCCCGCCTCACGGCGGGGGCCCACAAATAGGTTTGATGTCGGCGGCGACCTACTCTCCCACACCCTAACGAGTGCAGTACCATCGGCGCTGGAGGGCTTAGCTTCCGGGTTCGGGATGGGACCGGGCGTTCCCCCTCCGCCATAACCACCGACAACACTATCGAACTAGTGTCGTACCAGGTCCAGCGTATGCAATTAGTGGATGCGACAACACACGAGCAGTGTTCCGCAACCCGACCACACAAACGTGTTTGTGTGTTCAGGGTCGCACAGTGGATGCAAACAACTCGTCATGAACAAGCCCTCGGCCTATTAGTACCAGTCAACTCCACCCCTCACAGGGCTTCCATCTCTGGCCTATCAACCCAGTGGTCTGCTGGGGGCCTTAACCACGCAAGGTGGTGGGAGACCTCATCTTGGAACGAGCTTCCCGCTTAGATGCCTTCAGCGGTTATCCCTTCCGAACATAGCCAACCAGCCGTGCCCCTGGCGGGACAACTGGCACACCAGAGGTCCGTCCGTCCCGGTCCTCTCGTACTAGGGACAGCCTTCCTCAAGTCTCCTGCGCGCGCGGCGGATAGGGACCGAACTGTCTCACGACGTTCTAAACCCAGCTCGCGTACCGCTTTAATGGGCGAACAGCCCAACCCTTGGGACCTACTCCAGCCCCAGGATGCGACGAGCCGACATCGAGGTGCCAAACCATGCCGTCGATATGGACTCTTGGGCAAGATCAGCCTGTTATCCCCGGGGTACCTTTTATCCGTTGAGCGACACCCCTTCCACCAGGTGGTGCCGGATCACTAGTCCCGACTTTCGTCCCTGCTCGACCTGTCGGTCTCACAGTCAAGCTCCCTTGTGCACTTACACTCAACACCTGATTGCCAACCAGGCTGAGGGAACCTTTGGGCGCCTCCGTTACATTTTGGGAGGCAACCGCCCCAGTTAAACTACCCACCAGGCACTGTCCCTGAACCAGATCATGGCCCGAGGTTGAGACACCCAATTCGACCAGAGTGGTATTTCAACAACGACTCCACAACCACTGGCGTGGCCGCTTCACAGTCTCCCACCTATCCTACACAAGCCGAACCGAGCACCAATACCAAGCTGTAGTAAAGGTCCCGGGGTCTTTCCGTCCTGCCGCGCGTAACGAGCATCTTTACTCGTAGTGCAATTTCGCCGAGTCTGTGGTCGAGACAGCGCCCAAGTCGTTACGCCATTCGTGCAGGTCGGAACTTACCCGACAAGGAATTTCGCTACCTTAGGATGGTTATAGTTACCACCGCCGTTTACTGGCGCTTAAATTCTCCGCTTCGCCCCGAAGGACTAACAGGTCCTCTTAACGTTCCAGCACCGGGCAGGCGTCAGTCCGTATACATCGTCTTGCGACTTCGCACGGACCTGTGTTTTTAGTAAACAGTCGCTTGGGCCTGGTCTCTGCGACCGCCCACCGCTAGCCCGCAAGGAGCTTCACAGCAGACGGTCCTCCTTCTCCCGAAGTTACGGAGGTATTTTGCCGAGTTCCTTAACCACAGTTCACTCGATCGCCTTAGTATTCTCTACCTGACCACCTGTGTCGGTTTGGGGTACGGGCCGCAACAGCACTCGCTAGAGGCTTTTCTCGGCAGCATGGGATCACTCTACTTCGCCTCAATCGGCTACGCGTCACGTCTCACCCTTATATGACAACCGGATTTACCTGGATGTCGGGCTACACGCTTGCACCAGTACTACCATTCACTGGCGGAGCTACCCTCCTGCGTCACCCCATCGCTTGCCTACTACCGGATCGGGTCCCACGCTCCCCCGACAAACCAACCCGAAGGTCAATAAGCGGGTTCGGATGGTTAGCATCACCGGCCTCAGCACGGACGCACTATCACGGGCACGGGAATATCAACCCGTTGTCCATCGACTACGCCTGTCGGCCTCGCCTTAGGTCCCGGCTCACCCTGGGCGGATTAACCTGGCCCAGGAACCCTTGGTCATTCGGCGGCAGAGGTTCTCACTCTGCATTCGCTACTCATGCCTGCATTCTCACTCGCACACCCTCCACGACTGGGTCACCCCGCCGCTTCACTGGATGCACGACGCTCCCCTACCCAACACCACGACTACACCCACAGACTCGAAAGCCGGCAGGCGGATCTCATGTGGTATTGCCACGGCTTCGGCGGTGCGCTTGAGCCCCGCTACATTGTCGGCGCAGGACCACTTGACCAGTGAGCTATTACGCACTCTTTAAAGGGTGGCTGCTTCTAAGCCAACCTCCTGGTTGTCTGGGCGATCCCACATCCTTTCCCACTTAGCGCACGCTTAGGGGCCTTAGCCGGTGATCTGGGCTGTTTCCCTCTCGACTATGAAGCTTATCCCCCACAGTCTCACTGCCGCGCTAGAAATACCGGCATTCGGAGTTTGGTTGAGTTCAGTAAGATTTTGGTCCCCCTAGCCCATCCAGTGCTCTACCTCCGGCATCCACCACGCGACGCTGCACCTAAATGCATTTCGGGGAGAACCAGCTATCACGGAGTTTGATTGGCCTTTCACCCCTACCCACAGCTCATCCCCCCCGTTTTCAACCGAGGTGGGTTCGGTCCTCCACGACGTCTTACCGTCGCTTCAACCTGGCCATGGGTAGATCACTCCGCTTCGGGTCTACACCCCGCGACTCAATCGCCCTATTCAGACTCGCTTTCGCTACGGCTACCCCACACGGGTTAACCTCGCCACGAAGCATAACTCGCAGGCTCATTCTTCAAAAGGCACGCCATCACCCAAAGGCTCTGACGGCTTGTAGGCACACGGTTTCAGGTACTATTTCACTCCCCTCCCGGGGTACTTTTCATCTTTCCCTCACGGTACTAGTCCGCTATCGGTCATCAGGGAGTATTTAGGCTTACCGGGTGGTCCCGGCAGATTCACAGCAAATTCCACGAGCTCGCTGCTACTCGGGAGTGTCATCCACAACGCATGCCATGTTTTCGCGTACGGGGCTCTCACCCACTACGGCAACCCTTTCCAGAGGTCTTCCGCTAACACAACACCACGAAGTCAGGCAGACGGCAGTCCACCTACGACGACATCCCACAACACCCACATCGCAACGCCTGCCGGCTTGACACGACATAGGTTTAGCCTCTTCCGCTTTCGCTCGCCACTACTCACGGAATCACGGTTGTTTTCTCTTCCTGTGGGTACTGAGATGTTTCACTTCCCCACGTTCCCTCCAACACCCTATGTATTCAGATGCTGGTAACACCCCCATGACGGGTGCTGGGTTTCCCCATTCGGACATCCTCGGATCACAGCTCGGTTGACAGCTCCCCGAGGCCTATCGCGGCCTCCCACGTCCTTCATCGGCTCCTGATGCCTAGACATCCACCATGTGCCCTTAAACACTTGTTCACAACAAGATGCTCGCATCCACTATGCAACACTCAACACACAACCACACCCCAACCATGAAACGACCACCACCACACCCACCCACACCAACCGAAGCCGGCGAACAGGGATGCGTTAGACGGTCCAGGCCAGGAGCAGCCAGAGAAACACACCCACGATCAGGTGTCCTCTCAGGACCCAACAGCGTGCCGAACCCGCACACCCCCCGAAAAGGGACACGCGCATCTTGAAGATCTACTTGGTCATTATGTTCCACCCAGCCACAACCCCCCCCCCACCGACAATCCGAAGACCATCCGCCGAGAGCGTGGTTATCGTGAAAGGAGAACCAACCACCTTCAGAGTGGCCGGTCAGCCTCACCACACGGTGAGAACTCCTTAGAAAGGAGGTGATCCAGCCGCACCTTCCGGTACGGCTACCTTGTTACGACTTCGTCCCAATCGCCAGTCCCACCTTCGACAACTCCCTCCCTTACGGGTTAGGCCGTCGGCTTCGGGTGTTACCAACTTTCGTGACGTGACGGGCGGTGTGTACAAGGCCCGGGAACGTATTCACCGCAGCGTTGCTGATCTGCGATTACTAGCGACTCCAACTTCATGGGGTCGAGTTGCAGACCCCAATCCGAACTGAGACCAGCTTTAAGGGATTCGCTCCACCTCACGGTCTCGCAGCCCTCTGTACTGGCCATTGTAGCATGTGTGAAGCCCTGGACATAAGGGGCATGATGACTTGACGTCATCCCCACCTTCCTCCGAGTTGACCCCGGCAGTCTCCCATGAGTCCCCGGCATAACCCGCTGGCAACATGGAACGAGGGTTGCGCTCGTTGCGGGACTTAACCCAACATCTCACGACACGAGCTGACGACAGCCATGCACCACCTGCACACCAGCCACAAGGGAACGCCTATCTCTAGACGCGTCTAGTGCATGTCAAACCCAGGTAAGGTTCTTCGCGTTGCATCGAATTAATCCACATGCTCCGCCGCTTGTGCGGGCCCCCGTCAATTCCTTTGAGTTTTAGCCTTGCGGCCGTACTCCCCAGGCGGGGCGCTTAATGCGTTAGCTGCGGCACAGAGACCGTGGAATGGCCCCCACACCTAGCGCCCACCGTTTACGGCGTGGACTACCAGGGTATCTAATCCTGTTCGCTCCCCACGCTTTCGCTCCTCAGCGTCAGTATCGGCCCAGAGACCCGCCTTCGCCACCGGTGTTCCTCCTGATATCTGCGCATTTCACCGCTACACCAGGAATTCCAGTCTCCCCTGCCGAACTCAAGTCATGCCCGTATCGACCGCAAGCTCAGGGTTAAGCCCCAAGTTTTCACGACCGACGCGACAGACCGCCTACGAGCTCTTTACGCCCAATAATTCCGGACAACGCTCGCACCCTACGTATTACCGCGGCTGCTGGCACGTAGTTGGCCGGTGCTTCTTCTACCCCTACCGTCAACCCGAAGGCCTTCGTCAAGGTCGAAAGAGGTTTACAACCCGAAGGCCGTCATCCCCCACGCGGCGTCGCTGCGTCAGGCTTTCGCCCATTGCGCAATATTCCCCACTGCTGCCTCCCGTAGGAGTCTGGGCCGTGTCTCAGTCCCAGTGTGGCCGGTCGCCCTCTCAGGCCGGCTACCCGTCGTCGCCTTGGTAGGCCATCACCCCACCAACAAGCTGATAGGCCGCGGGCCCATCCCCAGCCGAAAAAACTTTCCACCAACCACCATGCGATGGAAGGTCATATCCGGTATTAGACCCAGTTTCCCGGGCTTATCCCAGAGCTGAGGGCAGGTCACCCACGTGTTACTCACCCGTTCGCCGCTCGTGTACCCCCGAAAGGGCCTTACCGCTCGACTTGCATGTGTTAAGCACGCCGCCAGCGTTCGTCCTGAGCCAGGATCAAACTCTCCAACAAAAAAAGAGGTTGAAAACCCAACCAAAGTACCTGCGACGGGGTCGCAGGAAAAACAAACTGGCATAAAACCAATTCAAGATCGTGCCGTCCGAAGACGACACAGTTCGACACACTGTTGAGTTCTCAAAAGACACCCGCACACCATCGCGATCCTTGCGGACCGGGCCGGGGCAACTTTTCCAAGCTACATGGTCCCGTTCGCGGTGTCAAACTCCCGCTGGGGCCCAACTGCTTGGGACGTGCTGAGCAAGGCTACACCCTGAGGTGGAAGACCTTGCGGATGGCCACCGTTCCGCGGGCTGACTCTGGGCCGAAGATTTCGTCCCGGTCTGTCGTGCTGCCCGCCGTGGCGACGAGGAGAAAGTTACACAGGCCCGATCCGAGGAGTCAAATCGGGGGGTCACTTCCGGCGTTTCCGCAGGTCAGCGGCCCACGAGGCGCACACCGGCCAGATTGCGCTTCCCGCGGCGCACGACCAGCCAGCCGCCGGCGAGGGGGTCGGCGGGGCCGGGTGTCCACGCCTCGTCGAGCACCTTCGCGTTGTTCACGTAGGCACCGCCCTCCCCCACGGCCCGTCGCGCGGCCCCCCGGCTCTCGCTCAGCCCGGTCGCCACGAGCAGGTCGACGATCGTCGGCTCGTCGGTGGGCACGACGTCGGCGTGCGGCACCTCGGCCAGGGCCGCGTCGAGGGTCCCGGCGTCGAGGTCGCGCAGCTCCCCCCGCCCGAACAGCGCGCCGCTCGCCGCCACCACCTGCTCCGTCTGGCGTGCGCCGTGCACCAGAGTGGTGAGCTCGGCGGCCAGTGCGCGCTGTCCGGCGCGCAGATGCGGCCGTTCGGCGACGTCCTTCTCGAGCGCCTCGATCTCGTCGGGCGGCAGGAAGGTGAACAGGCGCAGGTACCGGCCGACGTCGGCGTCCCCGACGTTCACGAAGTACTGGTACCAGGCGTAGGGGGAGGTCATCTCCGGGTCGAGCCAGATGTTGCCGCCGCCGGTGGACTTCCCGAACTTGCGCCCCTCCGCGTCGGTGACCAGCGGGACGGTCAGCGCGTGCACCGCGCCGGACTCCACCCGCCGCACGAGCTCGACCCCGCCGACGATGTTGCCCCACTGGTCGGACCCGCCGATCTGCAACCGGCACCCGTGCCGCCGGTACAGGTGCAGGTAGTCCTGGCTCTGCAGCAGCAGGTAGCTGAACTCCGTGTAGGACATCCCGTCCGCGGCCAGCCGGCGCCTGACCGTCTCGCGGCCGAGCATCACGTTCACCGAGAAGTGCTTGCCCACGTCGCGCAGGAACTCCAGCGCGGTCTGCTCGCCGGTCCAGTCGAGGTTGTTGACGACGAGCGCCCCGGTCGGCGTGTCGTCGAACTCCACGAACCGCTCGAGCTGGCCCCGGATGCGGGTGCCCCAGTCGCGGATCGTCTCGACGCTGTGCATCGACCGCTCACCGACGTCGCGCGGGTCGCCGATCATCCCGGTCGCACCCCCGGCCAGGACGATCGGCCGGGCCCCGGCCTGCTGGAACCGGCGCAGCGTGAGCAGCGGCACCAGGTGGCCGGCGTGCAGGCTCGGGCCGGTCGGGTCGAAGCCCGCGTAGAGCGTCAGCACCCCGTCGGCGAGGTCGCGGCGCAGCGCCTCGCGGTCGGTGCTCTGCGCGATGAGGCCGCGCCACTCCAGGTCGTCCAGGATGTTCGTGCTCACACCCGGATCCTGCCGCAGGACGGAACCGGGTACTCAGCCGCCCACGCGTCGCCGGGGTGTCGACCGCCGGTACGCGCTGACGCTGCGCTCCCCGTCGATCCAGAACCGCCACGGCACGTCGTGCGCCGCGGCGACGCCCACCCGCGGGCCGGTGCGCACCCGCCCCGGGTCGACCGGCGGTCCGGACCGCACCCGGACCGGCGACG
This sequence is a window from Pseudonocardia petroleophila. Protein-coding genes within it:
- the tyrS gene encoding tyrosine--tRNA ligase; this encodes MSTNILDDLEWRGLIAQSTDREALRRDLADGVLTLYAGFDPTGPSLHAGHLVPLLTLRRFQQAGARPIVLAGGATGMIGDPRDVGERSMHSVETIRDWGTRIRGQLERFVEFDDTPTGALVVNNLDWTGEQTALEFLRDVGKHFSVNVMLGRETVRRRLAADGMSYTEFSYLLLQSQDYLHLYRRHGCRLQIGGSDQWGNIVGGVELVRRVESGAVHALTVPLVTDAEGRKFGKSTGGGNIWLDPEMTSPYAWYQYFVNVGDADVGRYLRLFTFLPPDEIEALEKDVAERPHLRAGQRALAAELTTLVHGARQTEQVVAASGALFGRGELRDLDAGTLDAALAEVPHADVVPTDEPTIVDLLVATGLSESRGAARRAVGEGGAYVNNAKVLDEAWTPGPADPLAGGWLVVRRGKRNLAGVRLVGR